The DNA window GATAGCCGGGGTTGTCCTGCAGTTTTGTGGCAGCGCGGTGCGTCGCCTTGCCCAGTTCAAAAGCATAGGCGCACACCGTGGCCGGATCATCGAACAGCGTCTGCAGGAAGGCCTGCCGTTGCGGCGCATTCCACTGCTGCGGCAACTGCACCCGCAGGTCGCCGGCAGCGCGCGCCTCGTCCAGGCCAGCGCGCTCGCAGACTGCGCCGCCGTGCACCTCGGGTGTCGAAGTGGAGGTGGATCCTATCTGCCAGCCCAGCTCATGCAGCAATGCTTCGGTGCAGTCGGCTGCCGAGGCTGCGGGCACCATAGTGCCCAGCGCCACGGTGACGAGCAGCCGACGCAGACGTTGCACGGCGATGCGCGACCGTTCAGGCCTGCGGCGCAGGAACGTCAGTGGTGGGGGTGGCCTCCGGGACCGGCTCTGGCGGGGTCGGTACCGCCGCGGGGGCCGGAGGGGCCGGCGGCGTGGCCGGAATGGCGTCTGACGGCACCTCAGCGGGTGTGGGCGGCGGCGGCGTGCCGGCAGCGGCCGCCGGCAGGTACTGCTGCAGGCGCGCGAAGAAGCGGCGATAGAAGTCCGCATCCTGCACGGTGCTGCTGGCCACTTTCACTAGCGAATCGTCATTGCTGCCGAACGGCAGCGACACCGAACCCAAGGCCCCGACACCGACACTGGCCGAGGTGGGGCTCTTTTTCAGCGCATAGCGGTCCTGCACCGCGCTGATGAACACCAGCGCCTCGTCACCGCGCGGCGCGCAGGAAATGCGCAGTACCAGTTGTTCGTGCTCGTCATCGCGCGGCTGGAAGTTCTTGTTGGCTTCAACAGCATCGCTGCCGTAGCGGGCAATCGCGTAGCCCTGGCTGAGCAGGGTGCGGCGCGCGGCTTCGCACGCCGTCGCCGGCGAACCGGGTACGGTGCGCGAATAGGTATCGCCAGAGTCGAACGATTCGCGCAGCAGCGTGCTGTCGGCGGCGCGTCCGCCGCAGGCGCTGAGTGACACGGCCAGCAGGCCGGCCGGAAGTGCGTGGGACAGCCGCATGGGCGCTCCTGCAATAACGGGATCGTCCCAGCTTAGTGAGCCAGGCGTATGCGCAGGGTCTAAATAGCAAAGGGCCGGCGCATGGCCGGCCCTTCGTTATCGGTTGGTTCACCCCCGGTCACGACCAACGGTCGTGACCTACCGGCTGGTAGCGCACGACCGTTGGTCGTGCGTGATCCGTGATCAATCGGCCCAGCGGCCTGCGGCGGTGGACTGCGGCAGCACCTGCGCCGACAGCGGACGGTCCTCGGCCAGCAGGTTCACCGCATCGGCCAGAATCGAGGCCGATTCACGCAGCAGCGGGTCCGGGCGTTTTTCAGCGGCCTTTTCACGGGCGGCGTCCTTCACGATGTCGCGCTCGTTGCCGGTCAGGCCGTCGTCATTACTGTCGTCGGCCAGCGGGTCCAGGTCCAGGCCCAGTTCCTTGCGGATGGCCTGGCGGTCCTTGCGCTGCTTTTCCTGGCGCTCACGCTCGGCACGACGCTCGCCTTCATTGAGCGAGATGTACTTCTTCGCGGCTTCGGTGCGGAACTGCTGCACGTCCTCGTTCCACCACTGGAATTCCTTGTCGGCGGCAATACGCGCGGCATGGCGGGTTTCCAGCTTGGGCAGCAGCGGGCCGAAGTTGCCGTACTGGGTGTGCGGCACGGCGGCGATGCGGGTCCACGGCAGGGCGTTGTCGTAGGTGCTTTCGCCGTACTCGGTGGCGTCCACGCTGGCCGGGAAGGCCAGGTCGGGGACCACGCCCTTGTGCTGGGTGCTGCTGCCGCTGACGCGGAAGAACTGGGCGATGGTCAGCTTCACCTGGCCGAAGCGCTGGGTCTCACCGCTGGGCCAACGGTCCAGATCGACGATGTTCTGCACGGTGCCCTTGCCGAAGGTGGTTTCACCAATGACCAGGCCACGGCCGTAGTCCTGGATGGCACCGGCGAAGATTTCCGAGGCCGAGGCCGAGCCACGGTTGATCAGCACCGCCAGCGGACCGTCCCACGCGACCGCTTCGCTGCGGTCGTTGTTGACGGTGACGCGGCCGCCGGATTCACGCACCTGCACCACCGGGCCCTGCTCGATGAACAGGCCGGTGAGTTCAATGGCTTCGTCCAGCGAACCACCGCCGTTGTTGCGCAGGTCCAGCACCACACCGTCGAGCTTGTCGTTCTTGAAGCCAGCCAGCAGCTTGGCCACGTCGCGGGTGGCCGAGGCGTAGTCGGTGGCGTTGCGGCGGCGGCCTTCGAAGTCCTGGTAGAAGGTGGGCAGCTTGATCACGCCGACCTTGCGCTCCGGTTCGCCTTCCTTGCCGGGAATGGTGAGGGTTTCGCCCTTGGCGGCCTGTTCGGCCAGACGCACCTTCTGGCGGGTCAGCACCAGCATGTGGTGCTTGCCGTCGACACCTTCCTCGGCCGGGATGAACTCCAGGCGCACCTGGGTGTCCTTCTTGCCGCGGATCTTGGCGACCACGTCGTCAATGCGCCAGCCGATCACGTCTTCGACCGGGCCAGACTTGCCCTGGCCCACGCCGACGATGCGGTCACCGGGCTTGAGCGTGCCGTTCACCGCAGCCGGACCACCGGCGATGATCTCGCGGATCACCACCATGTCGTCCTGGCGCTGCAGCTGCGCGCCGATGCCTTCCAGCGACAGCGACATCGCCTGGTTGAAGTTCTCGGCGGTACGCGGGGTGAAGTAATCGGTGTGCGGATCGACCGCGCTGGTGTAGGCGTTGAGGAAGAACTGGAAGACGTCTTCGCCCTTCAGTTCATTGACCGACTTTTCCAGCGTGGCGTAACGCTTGTCCAGCGTCTTGCGGATGTCGGCCGGCTGCTTGCCGGCCAGCTTCAGACGCAGCCAGTCGTTCTTGACCGACTTGCGCCACAGGTCGTCCAGTTCGGCGGTGCTGGCCGCCCACGGCACGTCCTTGCGGTCGTAATCGAAGCGCTCGTCACTGCTGAAGTCGAAATCCTGCTTGAGCAGCTTGCGCGCGTAGCCGACACGCTCGCCCACGCGCTGCTTGTACACCGCGAACACCTGGAAGGCCGGTTCGAGCTCGCCGCCACGGATGGCATTGGCGATGTTGGCCTCGAACGGGGCGAACTTGGCGATGTCGGCCTGGGTGAAGAACTGCTTGCTGCCGTCCAGCGACTCCAGGTAGCGCTTGAACACGTCCTTGGAGGTGGCGGCATCCAGCGCGCGCGGCCGGTAGGCGTAGCGGCTGTCCGAAAGCAGGCCATACACCAGCTTGGAGGTGGTGGCCTGGTCGGCGGTGGCGGCCGAGGGCAGCGCCGGCGAATCGGCATAGGCGGCCAGGGCCAGCGGCGCGGTCAGCGCCAGGGCCATCAGGAATGCGGGAACTTTAAGTTTCATCAACTTGCTCATGGCACCTTGCCAAGGGGGAGACTGCGTGCAGATCAGACAACACGACAGTGCCGAAAGTTGCGGCGGATTTCCAGCCTAAACCGAGGTCCGTATCGATTTGTGAACGGCGATGCGCCGTATCGACCAACGGTCGATACCTGCCGGGTAGCCGCCGACCGTTGGTCGGCGGTAGCTTCAGGCGACGCCTGCCCCTTTTGCCTGAACGTCGGCGTGGTACGAGGAGCGCACCATCGGGCCGGAGGCCACGTGGCTGAAGCCCAGCTCGTAGCCGTACTCCTCCAGCGCCTTGTATTCCTCGGGGGTCCAGTAGCGCAGCACCGGGTGGTGGTGGGCGGTCGGCTGCAGGTACTGGCCGATGGTGATCATGTCCACATCGTGGGCACGCAGGTCACGCATGGTGGCGCGCACCTGGTCCATGTCCTCGCCCAGGCCCAGCATGATGCCGGACTTGGTGGCGATGGCCGGGTGCTGGGCCTTGAAGTTCTTCAGCAGGGTCAGCGACCACTGGTAGTCCGCGCCCGGGCGTACGTTGCGGTACAGGTCCGGCACGGTTTCGATGTTGTGGTTGAACACGTCCGGCGGGTTGGTCGCCAGGATGTCCAGCGCGCGCTCCATGCGGCCCTTGCCACGGAAGTCCGGGGTGAGCACTTCAATGCGGGTGTTCGGCGACTTGGCGCGGATCGCGCCGATGCAGTCGGCGAAGTGCTGGGCACCGCCGTCACGCAGGTCGTCGCGGTCGACGCTGGTGACCACGACGTACTTCAGGCCCATGTCGGCCACGGTCTGGGCCAGGCTGGCCGGTTCGCCGGCGTCCGGCGGCTTGGGCCGGCCGTGGGCGACGTCGCAGAACGAGCAGCGGCGGGTGCAGACCTCGCCCAGGATCATGAAGGTGGCGGTGCCGTGGCTGAAGCACTCGTGGATGTTCGGGCAGCTGGCTTCCTCGCAGACCGTGACCAGGCGGTTTTCGCGCAGCTTGGCCTTCAGGGTCTGCACGGCATTGCCCGAGGGAATGCGCACGCGGATCCAGGAGGGCTTGCGCAGCACCGGCGCGTCGGCGAACTGCACCGGCGAGCGGCCGATCTTGTCACCGCCCAGCTGTTTGACGCCCGCCTGCAGCGGGGCGGCGGACGGCGTGTCACCCTGCACAACCTGCAGGGGAATGATGCGAGCGGTGGTTTCAGTCATGGCCTTGGTCGGCGGCGGTCAGGCCGCGTCAGTCAGATCGGGCAGTTCAGAGGTGGGCTGGAGGTCCAGGCCGAACTGGCGGGCCAGATGGCCCAGCAGTACCGGCTTCACGGCCGCCATGCCGGACGGTCCCCCCAAGTCTACCACCGAGGTCACCTGCAGCCCTTGGTAGCCACAGGGGTTGATGCGGCGGAACGGCTCCAGGTCCATGGCCACGTTGAAGGCCAGGCCGTGGAAGGTGCAGCCACGACGGACGCGGATGCCCAGTGCGGCGATCTTGGCCCCGGCCACATACACGCCGGGCGCGCCGTCCTGTCGTTCAGCGCCGATATTCCATTCGTCCAGGGTGTCGATGATGGCCTGTTCGATCCGGCAGACGTAATCGCGCACGCCAATGCCCAGCCGGCGCACCTGCAACAGCGGGTAGATCACGATCTGGCCCGGGCCGTGGTAGGTCACCTGGCCGCCGCGGTCGACGTGCAGCACCGGAATGTCGCCGGGGGCGAGCACGTGCTCTTCCTTGCCGGCCTGACCCAGGGTGAAGACCGGATCGTGCTCGACCACCCACAGCTCGTCAGCGCTGTCGTCGGTGCGCGCATCGGTGAAACGCTGCATTGCATGCCAGACCGGGGCGTAGGGCTGGCGGCCCAGGTCACGCACCACGGCCGGGCGGGCGACGCGCTGCCCGGGGGCAGCGGCTTCGAGGGAGCAGTCGCTTACAGCGTCCACTTCACTTCCGGGTGGTCGCGCAGGGCCTCGTGGGCGCTGTCGTACTGTTCGCGGCTGTCGGCCTTGAACACCAGCCGTACGGACACGTATTTGCCATTGGACGAGGTCTTCCAGCTGATGCGCTCTTTCAGCACATCGACGCCGGCGGCCTGCAGCAGGCGGGGAAGTTCATGCTCCAGCCCGATGTTGGCCGCGCCCATGGCGCTGAGCTCGAACTGACCGGGGAACTGGAAGCCGTGTTCAGGGTTGTCAGACTTGATTTCCATGGCGCGATTATGGGGACGAAAACGACGAAACCCAAGCAGGGCGGGATCATGTGCACAGCGTCGCCCAACCGGACATGAAAATCCGGCTTCATTCACAGCACAGTCCAGTGCATGCGCGGCGTTGAGGCCGCCTCACGTCTTCACTACGCTGTCTGCGCATAAAAAGAAGCCAATTCAGTCAGCGGATCAATCATGCGTTTGAAGCCTTTTGCGTTGCCGGCCGCGCTTGCCGGTGTGCTTGCCGTGGCCGCGCCTGTCGCACGGGCGGCCGAACAATGTGGTCCTGACGCCATGCGCGACCACCCGCCCCAGGTCAACTTCCGCGTCGACAACGACCTGTTCGGGGGGGCCGACCAGGACCAGGGCTACACCAACGGGGCCCAGATCACCCTGGTGTCGCCGAACCTGGTGGACTACACCGACGACCCCTGCCTGCCGCGCCTGGCGCGCTGGGTGAACCGCCATCTGGAACGGCTGGCTCCGGGCGAGTTCGAGCAGCAGAACATGATCTTCAGCTTCGGCCAGGCGATCTACACGCCGAAGGACTTCACCCGCAAGGACCTGATCGAGGACGACCGCCCCTACGCCGGCGTGCTGGTTGGCAGCTTCGGCTATAACGCCCGGCGGGGCGACCGCCTGCAGACCACCCAGCTGACCCTGGGCGTGGTCGGACCGTGGGCGCTGGGCGAAGAGGTCCAGGACGCGGTACATGACGCGCTGGGCGACGAGAAATTCCAGGGCTGGGACAACCAGCTGCACAACGAGCCGGTAATCATGCTGACCCACGAGCGCATGCGCCGCTGGCCGGCCGATGCCAGCGAGAATCTGGGTGGCTGGGGCTGGGATGCGATCAGCCACTACGGCGGTGCCGTCGGCAACCTGGCCACCCACCTCAATGGCGGCGGCGAAGTACGCTTTGGCTGGAAACTACCGGACGACTTCGGCAGCACCCCGCTGCGCCCGGCCGGCGAAAACACCGCGCCGACCCGTGGCGGCAAGCCCAGCGGCTGGTCATTCCACCTGTTTGCCACCACCGACGCCGCCTGGGTGATCCGCGACATCACCCTGGATGGCAACACCTTCCGCAACAGCCACAGCGTGGACAAGCGTCCGTTCGTGGCCCAGGCCGGTTACGGCCTGGCGATCATGTACAACCGCTGGAAGTTCGCCCTTGCCCGCTACCACAGCACCCGCGAGTTTGATGGGCAGGAGCAGTCGCCGATCTATGGGTCGTTTACGATTTCCAGGTCGCTGTAGAGACGCGCCATGCGCGTCTTCGCGGTACCCGGACGTTCGCGGACACGCATGGCGTGTCCCTACAAAAAAGGCCCGCATCGCGGGCCTTTTTCTTACTCCGATTCCCACCACATCAGGAAGCTGTGCCACAGGCGCTTGAAGAAGCCAGCTTCTTCCACCGCAGCCACGGCCACCAGCGGAGCTTCCGCCACCACCTTGCCGTCCAGGGTCACCTTCAGCGTGCCGATCGGCTGACCCGCAGTGAACGGCGCTTCCAGGGTCTTGGGCACGTCGATGGTCGGCTTGAGATCGTTGTAGCGACCGCGCGGCACGCTCACCAGCAGCGGCTGGGCCACGCCCAGCTGCACGTTGTCGGCCTGCCCCTTCCACACCTTGTGTTCGGCCACGGCCTTGCCCGGCTCGTACATGCGGTGGGTTTCGAAGAAGCGGAAGCCCCAGTTGAGCAGGGCGAGGCTGTCATCGGCACGCTGCTTCTCCGAAGCACCGCCCAGCACGACGGCGATCAGGCGCTGGTCACCGCGCTGGGCCGAGCTCATCAGGCAGTAGCCGGCTTCCGAGGTGTGGCCGGTCTTGATGCCGTCAACGCTGGCGTCGCGCCACAGCAGCAGGTTGCGGTTGGGCTGGGTGATGCTGCCCACGGTGAATTCCTTCACCTTGTTGTAGGCATAGGTTTCCGGGTAGTCACGCACCATCGCCCGGCCCAGCAGTGCCAGGTCGTAAGCGGTGGTCTGGTGTCCCGGCGCGCTGAGGCCGTGGGCGTTGACGAAGTGCGAGTCCTTCATGCCGATCTTGGCGGCATAGCTGTTCATCAGCGACGCGAAGGCTTCTTCGCTGCCCGCCACGTGTTCGGCCAGCGCGATGGCGGCGTCGTTGCCGGACTGGATCGCCATGCCCTTTTCCATGTCTTCCAGACGCGCGGTCTGGTTGACCGGGAAGCCGCTGTAGCTGCCATCGGTGCCGGCACCGCCTTCGCGCCAGGCACGTTCGCTCATCATCACCTGGTCGTCCGGACGCACCTTGCCGTTCTTCACTTCGGCGGCGATCACGTACGAGGTCATCACCTTGGTGATGCTGGCGGGCGCGAGCTGTGCATGGATGTTCTCACCTGCCAGTACCTGGCCGGTGGCGTAGTCCATCAGGATCCAGGCCTTGGACACGCTGGGCACCGGGGCCGGCGGCGTCGCGACAGTGGCCGGTGCGGTGGCCGCCGGCGCGGGAGCGGGGACGGGCTGCGGGGTCTGGGCGGAAACCATGCCCACGACCAGCGTCGTGGCCAGGGCGGCAGCGGCAAAGCGGAATTTCATCGGACAACAAGCTCCAGGGGCGCCAAGGGGGATGACAAAGGGGTGATACGGGGCGGGCCATTGTAGGCCCATGCACTGCCGGCACGCGGTCAGGCGCGCCGGGTCTGGCCATTCATTCTTTTACGATCTGCGGTGAGCCAAAGCCCAGACCCACGATGCGGCCGGCAAGTTCCGCCGCGCTGGCATGGTCGGATGCAGGAACCCGCAGGCGCCACAGGGTGCGGCCGCCGCTGACGATGTCACTGATGCTGGCCCCGACAATGCCCGCGGTGGACAGCTGGCCCAGTGCACGCGTCGCGTTGTCACGGCTGGCGAAGCTGGCCACCTGCAGCAGCACGGTGCCCATCTGCTGGGACAGCGTGGGGTTGGCCGCAGGCGCGGTCGCCACCACGGGTGCCGGGCGTACCGGCGCAGCCGGTGGCAGCTCGCTGACACTGACCGGCCCGGTATCCAGGGAGGCCGCCTGGGTCGCCGCAGACGGGCGATTGCCGGTGGCCGGCGATGCCGCCGGCAACGCGCCAACCAGCCGGTCCATGTCGCTGGGCCGGGCCGGTGCGGGCGCTGCGGCAGTGGCAGCCTGTGCCGCGCGTTGCTCGCGGCGCGACGGTTTGGCTGCCAGCAGCGGCTCTTCCCCGGGCTGTAACGCGCGCACTTCGACGTTGCCGGTACCGCGCTGGGTGATGCCCAGGCGCACGGCGGCGGCGTAGCTGAGGTCGATTACCCGGCCGTCATGGAACGGGCCACGGTCATTCACCCGCACCACCACCGACTCGCCATTGTCCAGGTTGGTGACCCGGGCAAAGCTGGGCAGCGGCAGGGTTTTGTGCGCGGCGGTGAAGGCGTACATGTCGTACACCTCCCGGTTGGAGGTCAGGCGGCCGTGGAATTTCGAGCCGTAGTACGAGGCGGTGCCCTTCTCGGCATAGCCCTTGGTCTTGTCCATCACCTGGTACTGCTTGCCGAGCACCACGTAGGGCGACTTGTTGCCCACCGCCGAGCGCGGCAGATCGACCACGTCCGGCTCGGGAATGCAGGCCACGTCCGGCACGTACGTGGGGGTGCTGTCATTGACGCCGGGCTTGTACAGGCCGCCGGCACGGTAGTTGCCGCGCGTGTTGGGATCTTCAGTGGCCGCCTGGTAGGGCGAGCCCTCTGGGCAATGGCTGGGCCGGTTGCTGCCGCCCTTGCCCTGCACCAGCGCGCCGCTGCTCTTGCCGCTGCCACCGGCGCTGGCCGGCTTTTTCGGTGCGCTGCTGCATGCGGCCAGTGCCAGTACCAGCACACCGACCATCAGTCCCCTGCACTGCGCGAAGGTGTTCATGCCGGCGGCAGCTCCTGACCGGCGATGGCCTGTGACAGCTGATACACCGCCATCGCGTACATCTTGGAAAGGTTGTAACGGGTGATCGCGTAGTAGTTCTGGAAGCCCAGCCAGTACTGCTTGCCGGTGCTCGCTTCCAGCGTGACCGGGGTGGCGGTCAGACCGGCCGGCACGCTGCCGATGGGCTGGTAGCCGCGCTGGGCCAGATCGGACAGCGTCCAGGTCGGGGTCCAGTCGGTGGGGTCGAAGGATTCGCGTCCCGGGGTCAGGGTGGCCTGCACCGCGACCGGACCGCCACGCACCCATCCACCCTTCTTGACGAAGTAGTTGGCGATCGACGAGAACACGTCGTCGTAGCTGTTGAACAGATCGCGGCGGCCATCGCCGTTGCCATCCACGGCGAAGTCCTGGTAGCTCGACGGCATGAACTGACCCATGCCCATCGCGCCGGCATAGCTACCCTTGATCGCGGTGATGTCCAGCTGTTCGTCGCGGGTGAGTGCAAACAGGCGCGACAGTTCATCGCGGAAGTACAGTTCGCGGCGCACCTCGCGCTCCAGCTTGGCCGGGTCGCCGCTGCGCGGATAGTTGAAGGCCAGCGTGTACAGCGCATCGAGCACGCGGTAGCTGCCGGTGTTGGCCCCGTAGCTGGTTTCCACGCCGATGATGGCCACGATCACTTCCGCCGGGACGCCGGTGCGTTCCTGCACGCGCATCAGCTCATCGCGGTGCTGGGCGAGGAACTTCTTCCCGCCGTCGATCCGCGCCTGGCTGATGAACATCGGCCGGTATTCGTTCCACGGCTTGACCCTCTCGGCCGGCCGCGACATCGCGTTGATGATCGGCTGGCGCACTTGTGCCTGGGCCAGGGTGGCTTCGATCTGCGCAGCGGGAATGTTGTAGCGGGCGGCGGTATCGCGCACGAAGTTGGCGCGGGCCACTTCGAACGGCACCGGGGTCAGATCCACCGGCGGCGCGGTAGCGGCCGCCGCTTCCGGCGCGGCTTCAGCCGGCCCTTTGTGCCCCACCCCCGGCTTATTGGGAGCACCCGACGCCTGTGGCGGCGGTGGCGGAGAAGACGGTTGGGTCGCGCAGGCAACCAAACCGAGCGTGAGCATGCAGGCCAGAGTGCGTCGAATCATCGCCGCAGGTTAGCAGGTCAAAGATGAAATAAAACCCCTAACACCATGAATCCCAACGAATTGCGTAGACAACCGCCAATTCATGAACCCAGCGTGTAGATCATTGCCCCGTCAGCCGGGCAAGCCCGGCTCTACGTCAGCATCCCAGGATGCAGGCAATCGCCAATCCGAACGATAGAGCCATCATGGTCCGTCTGGTGAAGAGCCCCCCTTTGTTAAGGGGGGCGCGGCAACGCCGCGGGGGATAGGAAGAATGCGCGGACGTAGTCCGGCTCACCTTACCGGCCTCCGGCCGATAAGGTGCGCCGGCTACGTCCCCATCCCCAACGGACGTAACCGGCGTACCGACCCGGTTGATACCGGCGCGACGTGCAACTCCCCAGCGCACGTCTCACCCCCTGTATCGGTTGAGTCAACTGCTATCCCGTTCGGCTCCCCTTCGCGCTTCGCTTGGCTCGATGCGCGGCTGCTGAACGGGCCGCCATTGTGCGTGCCATTTGCGACATGTCCATTGATCCGGATCAAGCGAATTCATTTTTGTGCACTTCATCGCACTTTATTGCCACTTTGTTGACGCGACATGCACCAAAAGCGACGGTTTGGAGGCGTCCAAACGGGGCCGAATGTTAATTTTGCGCAAATCACACTAAATCACAGGCCCGGAAAGGCAGTGATTTGACGCGAGGCTGTGTAACTGTCGGAAAGCCGCCAGCACTGCGTTTCCGGCTAGCTGTAGCCGCCGTGGACCGGTTGATGCGCGCGTGCGGCCATGACCAGGCCGAAGCCGGCCAGCAGCGAAACCGCCGAGGTGCCCCCGTAGCTGATCAAGGGCATGGGCACGCCCACCACCGGCAGCAGGCCGGAGATCATGCCGCCATTGACCAGCACATAGACGAAGAAGGCCAGGCCGGTGGCTCCGGCGAGCAGGCGGGAGTACGAATCACGCGACTGCGAGGCGATCCACAGGCAGCGCCCGATAACCACGAGGTACAGGGTCAGCACCACCGCGACGCCGATCCAGCCGAACTCCTCGCTGAGCACGGAGAACGCAAAATCGGTGGTCTGTTCGGGAATGAAGTTCAGGTGCGACTGTGAGCCCTGCCCCCAGCCCTTGCCATCGAGGCCGCCCGAGCCGATCGCGATCTTGCTCTGGATGATGTTCCAGCCGGCCCCGAGCGCGTCGCTCTCCGGGTCCAGGAACATCATGATGCGGTCTTTCTGATAGGGCCGCAGCAGCCATATCCAGGCCACCGGTGC is part of the Stenotrophomonas oahuensis genome and encodes:
- a CDS encoding DUF2242 domain-containing protein is translated as MRLSHALPAGLLAVSLSACGGRAADSTLLRESFDSGDTYSRTVPGSPATACEAARRTLLSQGYAIARYGSDAVEANKNFQPRDDEHEQLVLRISCAPRGDEALVFISAVQDRYALKKSPTSASVGVGALGSVSLPFGSNDDSLVKVASSTVQDADFYRRFFARLQQYLPAAAAGTPPPPTPAEVPSDAIPATPPAPPAPAAVPTPPEPVPEATPTTDVPAPQA
- a CDS encoding carboxy terminal-processing peptidase, with amino-acid sequence MKLKVPAFLMALALTAPLALAAYADSPALPSAATADQATTSKLVYGLLSDSRYAYRPRALDAATSKDVFKRYLESLDGSKQFFTQADIAKFAPFEANIANAIRGGELEPAFQVFAVYKQRVGERVGYARKLLKQDFDFSSDERFDYDRKDVPWAASTAELDDLWRKSVKNDWLRLKLAGKQPADIRKTLDKRYATLEKSVNELKGEDVFQFFLNAYTSAVDPHTDYFTPRTAENFNQAMSLSLEGIGAQLQRQDDMVVIREIIAGGPAAVNGTLKPGDRIVGVGQGKSGPVEDVIGWRIDDVVAKIRGKKDTQVRLEFIPAEEGVDGKHHMLVLTRQKVRLAEQAAKGETLTIPGKEGEPERKVGVIKLPTFYQDFEGRRRNATDYASATRDVAKLLAGFKNDKLDGVVLDLRNNGGGSLDEAIELTGLFIEQGPVVQVRESGGRVTVNNDRSEAVAWDGPLAVLINRGSASASEIFAGAIQDYGRGLVIGETTFGKGTVQNIVDLDRWPSGETQRFGQVKLTIAQFFRVSGSSTQHKGVVPDLAFPASVDATEYGESTYDNALPWTRIAAVPHTQYGNFGPLLPKLETRHAARIAADKEFQWWNEDVQQFRTEAAKKYISLNEGERRAERERQEKQRKDRQAIRKELGLDLDPLADDSNDDGLTGNERDIVKDAAREKAAEKRPDPLLRESASILADAVNLLAEDRPLSAQVLPQSTAAGRWAD
- the lipA gene encoding lipoyl synthase, which encodes MTETTARIIPLQVVQGDTPSAAPLQAGVKQLGGDKIGRSPVQFADAPVLRKPSWIRVRIPSGNAVQTLKAKLRENRLVTVCEEASCPNIHECFSHGTATFMILGEVCTRRCSFCDVAHGRPKPPDAGEPASLAQTVADMGLKYVVVTSVDRDDLRDGGAQHFADCIGAIRAKSPNTRIEVLTPDFRGKGRMERALDILATNPPDVFNHNIETVPDLYRNVRPGADYQWSLTLLKNFKAQHPAIATKSGIMLGLGEDMDQVRATMRDLRAHDVDMITIGQYLQPTAHHHPVLRYWTPEEYKALEEYGYELGFSHVASGPMVRSSYHADVQAKGAGVA
- the lipB gene encoding lipoyl(octanoyl) transferase LipB, which codes for MDAVSDCSLEAAAPGQRVARPAVVRDLGRQPYAPVWHAMQRFTDARTDDSADELWVVEHDPVFTLGQAGKEEHVLAPGDIPVLHVDRGGQVTYHGPGQIVIYPLLQVRRLGIGVRDYVCRIEQAIIDTLDEWNIGAERQDGAPGVYVAGAKIAALGIRVRRGCTFHGLAFNVAMDLEPFRRINPCGYQGLQVTSVVDLGGPSGMAAVKPVLLGHLARQFGLDLQPTSELPDLTDAA
- a CDS encoding DUF493 family protein — its product is MEIKSDNPEHGFQFPGQFELSAMGAANIGLEHELPRLLQAAGVDVLKERISWKTSSNGKYVSVRLVFKADSREQYDSAHEALRDHPEVKWTL
- a CDS encoding lipid A deacylase LpxR family protein, whose product is MRLKPFALPAALAGVLAVAAPVARAAEQCGPDAMRDHPPQVNFRVDNDLFGGADQDQGYTNGAQITLVSPNLVDYTDDPCLPRLARWVNRHLERLAPGEFEQQNMIFSFGQAIYTPKDFTRKDLIEDDRPYAGVLVGSFGYNARRGDRLQTTQLTLGVVGPWALGEEVQDAVHDALGDEKFQGWDNQLHNEPVIMLTHERMRRWPADASENLGGWGWDAISHYGGAVGNLATHLNGGGEVRFGWKLPDDFGSTPLRPAGENTAPTRGGKPSGWSFHLFATTDAAWVIRDITLDGNTFRNSHSVDKRPFVAQAGYGLAIMYNRWKFALARYHSTREFDGQEQSPIYGSFTISRSL
- a CDS encoding D-alanyl-D-alanine carboxypeptidase family protein, producing the protein MKFRFAAAALATTLVVGMVSAQTPQPVPAPAPAATAPATVATPPAPVPSVSKAWILMDYATGQVLAGENIHAQLAPASITKVMTSYVIAAEVKNGKVRPDDQVMMSERAWREGGAGTDGSYSGFPVNQTARLEDMEKGMAIQSGNDAAIALAEHVAGSEEAFASLMNSYAAKIGMKDSHFVNAHGLSAPGHQTTAYDLALLGRAMVRDYPETYAYNKVKEFTVGSITQPNRNLLLWRDASVDGIKTGHTSEAGYCLMSSAQRGDQRLIAVVLGGASEKQRADDSLALLNWGFRFFETHRMYEPGKAVAEHKVWKGQADNVQLGVAQPLLVSVPRGRYNDLKPTIDVPKTLEAPFTAGQPIGTLKVTLDGKVVAEAPLVAVAAVEEAGFFKRLWHSFLMWWESE
- a CDS encoding septal ring lytic transglycosylase RlpA family protein: MNTFAQCRGLMVGVLVLALAACSSAPKKPASAGGSGKSSGALVQGKGGSNRPSHCPEGSPYQAATEDPNTRGNYRAGGLYKPGVNDSTPTYVPDVACIPEPDVVDLPRSAVGNKSPYVVLGKQYQVMDKTKGYAEKGTASYYGSKFHGRLTSNREVYDMYAFTAAHKTLPLPSFARVTNLDNGESVVVRVNDRGPFHDGRVIDLSYAAAVRLGITQRGTGNVEVRALQPGEEPLLAAKPSRREQRAAQAATAAAPAPARPSDMDRLVGALPAASPATGNRPSAATQAASLDTGPVSVSELPPAAPVRPAPVVATAPAANPTLSQQMGTVLLQVASFASRDNATRALGQLSTAGIVGASISDIVSGGRTLWRLRVPASDHASAAELAGRIVGLGFGSPQIVKE
- the mltB gene encoding lytic murein transglycosylase B codes for the protein MIRRTLACMLTLGLVACATQPSSPPPPPQASGAPNKPGVGHKGPAEAAPEAAAATAPPVDLTPVPFEVARANFVRDTAARYNIPAAQIEATLAQAQVRQPIINAMSRPAERVKPWNEYRPMFISQARIDGGKKFLAQHRDELMRVQERTGVPAEVIVAIIGVETSYGANTGSYRVLDALYTLAFNYPRSGDPAKLEREVRRELYFRDELSRLFALTRDEQLDITAIKGSYAGAMGMGQFMPSSYQDFAVDGNGDGRRDLFNSYDDVFSSIANYFVKKGGWVRGGPVAVQATLTPGRESFDPTDWTPTWTLSDLAQRGYQPIGSVPAGLTATPVTLEASTGKQYWLGFQNYYAITRYNLSKMYAMAVYQLSQAIAGQELPPA